From Denitrovibrio acetiphilus DSM 12809, the proteins below share one genomic window:
- a CDS encoding twin-arginine translocase TatA/TatE family subunit: MFGLGHAELLIIALLLFVLFGYKKLPMLGENLAKALKSFKTGVIDTDEK; the protein is encoded by the coding sequence ATGTTTGGACTAGGGCACGCTGAATTATTGATAATAGCTTTGCTTTTATTTGTTCTGTTTGGTTATAAAAAACTTCCGATGTTAGGAGAGAACCTTGCAAAGGCACTAAAGAGCTTTAAAACTGGTGTTATAGATACTGACGAGAAGTAA
- a CDS encoding 4Fe-4S dicluster domain-containing protein, with product MSYAFYYDQNRCMGCNTCVVSCKDWNSVNPGPARWRNLSTRENGTFPNVAIYNLVLSCNHCENPACTAACPVGAIYKREEDGIVIVNRDLCQNIKACAVACPFGAPNFGDDDSEPMPEATWAVDHPMQKCTFCWDRWEEGKKPSCVSSCPNRALDAGTVEEIEAKYPLAVKTVVGYPDSSKDSQGNSLPNGDTLPCIYFNPKS from the coding sequence ATGAGTTATGCATTTTACTATGACCAGAATAGATGTATGGGATGCAACACTTGTGTTGTTTCATGTAAAGACTGGAACAGTGTTAACCCCGGACCGGCAAGGTGGAGAAATCTCTCCACCAGAGAAAACGGCACATTTCCGAATGTAGCGATATACAACCTTGTGCTGTCCTGTAACCATTGCGAGAATCCCGCATGTACAGCAGCATGCCCTGTAGGTGCTATTTACAAGAGGGAAGAGGACGGCATAGTTATCGTGAACAGAGACCTCTGTCAGAACATTAAGGCGTGTGCCGTAGCCTGTCCTTTCGGTGCTCCGAATTTCGGAGATGATGATTCCGAGCCGATGCCGGAGGCCACATGGGCTGTCGACCACCCTATGCAGAAATGTACTTTCTGCTGGGATAGATGGGAGGAAGGCAAAAAACCATCCTGTGTGAGCTCCTGCCCGAACAGGGCGCTAGACGCAGGCACAGTGGAGGAGATAGAGGCAAAGTACCCATTGGCGGTTAAAACTGTTGTCGGATATCCGGATTCGAGTAAGGATTCCCAAGGGAATTCACTACCGAACGGCGATACTCTGCCATGTATATATTTTAACCCCAAGTCGTGA
- a CDS encoding IS256 family transposase, which translates to MSDEKIIHLNEGAIKGELQELVRNSVEETLNNLLEQEAQALTNAAKYERTENRNGYRSGHYERNLLTSSGDVKLKVPKLKGVTFETAIIERYRRRESSVEEALIEMYLAGVSVRRVEDITEALWGTKVSPSTISELNKKVYVHIDDWRNRRLKCSYPYVYLDGIYLKRNWGGSYENVAVLVAIAVNEEGYREVIGASEGMKEDKESWKNFLCDLKERGLKGVQLFIGDKCLGLVDAVSEVYPDAKYQRCTVHFYRNVFSVTPRTKVRAVAAMLKAIHAQESKEAALEKAQAVAQKLRDMKLREAAKKVEDSIEETLTYMTFPYAHWLKIRTNNVIERLNREIRRRTRVVGTFPDGNSALMLVCARLRHVAGTQWGTKRYMSMKYFTEAGDIEMDSVAG; encoded by the coding sequence ATGTCCGATGAGAAGATTATACACCTGAACGAAGGTGCCATAAAGGGCGAGTTACAGGAACTTGTCCGCAACAGTGTAGAAGAAACACTTAATAACCTGCTTGAACAGGAAGCCCAGGCTTTGACAAACGCCGCTAAATATGAACGTACTGAGAACCGTAACGGTTATCGTTCAGGTCACTATGAACGGAATCTTTTGACAAGCTCAGGTGATGTTAAACTGAAAGTTCCCAAGCTTAAGGGAGTAACTTTCGAAACAGCCATTATTGAACGCTATCGCCGCCGTGAGAGCTCAGTAGAAGAAGCTCTTATAGAGATGTATCTTGCCGGCGTATCAGTTCGCCGAGTAGAAGATATAACAGAGGCGTTGTGGGGTACTAAAGTATCTCCGAGCACCATCAGTGAGCTTAACAAGAAGGTTTATGTTCACATAGATGATTGGCGCAACAGGAGACTGAAGTGCAGCTATCCCTATGTTTATCTTGATGGCATATATCTCAAGCGCAACTGGGGTGGTTCATATGAGAACGTTGCTGTGCTTGTAGCTATAGCTGTAAATGAAGAAGGCTATCGTGAAGTGATCGGCGCATCAGAGGGTATGAAAGAGGATAAAGAGAGCTGGAAGAACTTTCTCTGTGATCTTAAAGAACGAGGTTTGAAGGGTGTTCAGCTTTTTATAGGAGACAAGTGTTTGGGGCTTGTTGATGCTGTCAGCGAAGTCTATCCGGATGCCAAGTACCAGCGCTGTACGGTTCACTTTTACAGAAATGTATTTTCTGTAACACCGAGAACCAAGGTGAGAGCTGTGGCAGCAATGCTTAAAGCAATACACGCCCAGGAGAGCAAAGAAGCTGCCCTTGAGAAAGCGCAGGCTGTTGCACAGAAACTTCGTGATATGAAGCTAAGGGAAGCCGCTAAAAAAGTTGAAGACAGTATCGAGGAGACTCTGACTTACATGACTTTCCCCTATGCTCACTGGCTTAAGATTCGTACTAATAATGTGATTGAGCGGTTGAATAGGGAGATACGGCGTCGGACTCGTGTGGTAGGTACATTTCCTGACGGAAACTCGGCTTTGATGCTTGTTTGTGCCAGGCTGCGTCATGTAGCTGGAACCCAGTGGGGAACTAAACGTTATATGAGTATGAAATATTTTACTGAAGCCGGAGATATAGAGATGGATTCAGTTGCTGGCTAG
- a CDS encoding TorD/DmsD family molecular chaperone, which produces MNCNKDKNIISGDDVKPVLQARSIFYKLFSDFFYDILEDNSLLDHLFASLNTLEQMLAMRCDDPVLEDAFQVIREELSNRNEIEHKLAREYTSSFLLGGYSVNLSASPYFSPTGTMYQEERSEVKNIYISSGLKLNTNKKIPEDHLALELYYMHYMANRDMSVIDDKSKLINSFRSQADFMENNVYPLVYAVTKASEKKRNTGFYMSLLIILKEFVKQDTETVNCLISDEEELCLD; this is translated from the coding sequence ATGAACTGCAATAAAGATAAAAATATCATAAGTGGTGATGACGTCAAACCTGTTCTACAGGCCAGAAGCATTTTTTATAAACTGTTTTCTGACTTCTTCTACGATATTCTGGAAGACAATTCTTTGTTAGATCATTTGTTTGCTAGTTTGAATACGCTGGAGCAAATGCTGGCAATGAGGTGTGATGACCCTGTGCTTGAAGACGCCTTTCAAGTAATACGTGAAGAATTGAGTAACAGAAATGAGATTGAACATAAGCTTGCCAGGGAATATACTTCTTCCTTTTTATTGGGAGGGTACTCTGTAAATCTCAGTGCTTCTCCATACTTTTCTCCAACAGGAACAATGTATCAGGAAGAGCGTAGTGAAGTGAAAAATATTTATATTTCTTCAGGGCTAAAACTGAATACAAATAAAAAGATCCCTGAAGATCATCTGGCTTTAGAACTGTATTACATGCACTATATGGCGAATAGGGATATGAGTGTGATTGATGATAAATCTAAATTAATTAATTCCTTTAGGAGCCAGGCTGATTTTATGGAGAATAACGTTTATCCGTTAGTGTATGCAGTTACAAAAGCCTCTGAAAAGAAAAGAAATACAGGGTTTTATATGAGCTTGCTTATAATACTGAAAGAATTTGTGAAGCAGGATACTGAAACTGTTAACTGTCTTATCTCAGATGAGGAGGAGCTATGTTTGGACTAG
- a CDS encoding B12-binding domain-containing radical SAM protein, with amino-acid sequence MNQLDSIRSTNTIPILQGYIATYLNKHEHDTQIIDDLQDAPLTLEDLNRHMQEFRPKLVGFSGYHYLMERIRFFARFIKEYYPETKLILGGPQSLFLPGDGLKDLQDFDIICNKGEGELTTLNIAESLKSGDSFYNIPGISFKDNDQIITTNRPDCLPQDLDIYPSPYVQGVIDLSMKKTACIFTSRGCEHVCNFCVTPLFNNMRIRFHSVDHVLEEMQYLESAGMDSLWIGDPNFTAYRSRTVELMEQKINRGIRIPFWCQTRVDMVDKDLLKLMQKAGLHCIGFGLESGSDKILNTMHKEVSISRFHEIVTYAQSLGINVELFSMYGQPGETYEDARKTISIVQKYDIPIYANSCAQQLQLTCGSMYGKDPEKFGFKVSDKYIPSYLSFWHEYETDCLTRLDLRKIQAAWVLYNKETEFNIENCINIFHTVDYILEHKEMLKEEKRLYEYWLYLGSLLEDKETMMQCIKNFRKNISTDKKELTKLLKHADMYSVSDTVQNNSRVIIFCQYEGQYIPEKHYLKPGLNDLRYKIQKGTLLGMKVNESVKVTLSDGQGTNVIISVLRIFNKVKIKDVKQLDKNHLWHDYNFISYKALEQSSNELLLFLTLKSIPYSQFAGIPQVLLNLVSYYTKIHKFSEVEKCYRGMLLIPHVAYKVAETFGDIISYAGKHEEAIEYYNKSDVTEHVLIKKAYSYVKLNRHEEAFNILKNISKKEDMLYCEVMLECLHNLSADNIDEIRALSHKVVHMKVQKILENSTLAVNLKSKVASNVRA; translated from the coding sequence ATGAATCAACTGGATTCAATACGTTCGACAAATACTATACCCATTCTTCAAGGATACATAGCTACTTATCTTAATAAACATGAACATGATACACAGATCATTGATGATTTACAAGATGCTCCACTTACTTTGGAAGATTTAAATAGGCATATGCAAGAGTTCCGACCTAAGCTGGTAGGATTCTCTGGTTATCACTACTTGATGGAACGAATACGTTTTTTTGCAAGATTCATAAAGGAGTATTATCCTGAAACAAAGCTTATACTTGGTGGTCCACAGTCTCTTTTTCTTCCGGGGGATGGACTTAAAGATCTTCAGGACTTTGACATAATTTGCAACAAAGGTGAAGGTGAATTAACCACACTTAACATAGCTGAGTCACTGAAAAGTGGAGATAGTTTTTATAATATACCAGGGATTTCATTTAAGGATAATGATCAAATCATTACTACCAACCGACCTGACTGTTTGCCTCAAGATCTAGATATCTACCCTTCCCCTTATGTTCAGGGTGTTATTGATTTAAGTATGAAAAAGACAGCGTGTATTTTTACATCCAGAGGATGTGAACATGTCTGTAATTTTTGTGTTACACCGTTGTTTAATAATATGAGGATTCGTTTTCATTCGGTGGATCATGTGTTGGAAGAAATGCAATATTTAGAATCAGCGGGTATGGATAGTTTATGGATAGGTGATCCGAACTTTACTGCATACAGAAGTCGAACAGTAGAGTTGATGGAACAGAAAATAAATAGAGGTATAAGAATACCTTTTTGGTGTCAAACTAGAGTTGATATGGTTGATAAAGACTTGTTGAAGTTGATGCAAAAAGCAGGTCTTCATTGTATAGGCTTTGGGCTTGAATCAGGAAGCGACAAGATACTTAATACTATGCATAAGGAAGTTTCTATCTCAAGATTCCATGAAATCGTTACCTACGCGCAGTCGTTGGGGATAAATGTGGAACTGTTCTCTATGTATGGGCAACCTGGAGAAACCTATGAAGATGCAAGAAAAACAATCAGTATAGTTCAGAAGTACGATATACCTATTTATGCGAACTCGTGTGCACAGCAACTACAGCTTACATGTGGTTCTATGTACGGGAAGGATCCAGAGAAATTTGGCTTTAAGGTTAGTGACAAGTATATCCCGAGCTACCTTTCATTTTGGCATGAGTATGAAACCGATTGCTTAACACGTTTAGATCTAAGAAAAATTCAGGCTGCATGGGTTCTCTATAATAAAGAAACAGAGTTCAATATTGAAAATTGTATAAATATATTTCATACAGTTGATTATATATTAGAACATAAGGAAATGCTGAAAGAAGAAAAACGTCTTTATGAGTACTGGCTGTACCTTGGGTCATTGCTTGAAGATAAAGAAACTATGATGCAGTGTATTAAAAATTTCAGAAAAAATATTTCTACTGATAAGAAAGAACTGACTAAACTACTTAAACATGCAGACATGTATTCTGTATCAGATACAGTACAAAACAACAGCCGTGTGATTATATTTTGTCAATACGAAGGGCAGTATATTCCTGAAAAACATTACTTAAAGCCGGGGCTCAATGACCTCAGATACAAAATTCAAAAAGGAACTTTGTTGGGAATGAAGGTGAATGAGTCTGTAAAGGTTACGTTAAGTGATGGTCAAGGCACGAACGTCATTATTTCCGTACTCAGAATATTTAATAAAGTTAAAATAAAAGATGTAAAGCAGCTTGATAAAAATCACTTATGGCATGATTATAATTTTATAAGTTATAAGGCTTTGGAGCAGTCGAGTAACGAACTTCTTTTATTTCTCACTCTGAAAAGCATCCCTTATAGTCAATTTGCGGGGATTCCTCAAGTATTACTTAATCTAGTTTCTTATTATACCAAAATACATAAGTTTTCAGAAGTCGAAAAGTGTTATAGGGGCATGCTTCTAATTCCTCATGTTGCTTACAAAGTTGCTGAGACCTTTGGAGACATTATCTCCTATGCCGGCAAACATGAAGAGGCTATAGAATATTATAATAAATCCGATGTGACAGAACACGTTTTAATAAAAAAAGCTTATTCATATGTAAAACTAAACAGGCATGAGGAAGCGTTTAACATATTGAAAAATATAAGTAAAAAAGAGGATATGCTGTATTGTGAGGTAATGCTTGAGTGTTTGCATAACCTCTCTGCTGATAACATAGACGAAATAAGAGCATTGAGTCATAAAGTTGTACATATGAAAGTTCAGAAAATACTTGAAAACAGCACATTAGCTGTAAATTTAAAAAGTAAGGTTGCTTCTAATGTTAGAGCATGA
- a CDS encoding 4Fe-4S binding protein, which produces MIGIKIDPEKLQCGITVRPQSCVRMYYKNASCNLCVELCPENAVKVGMPGTKVLVNPSKCSSCEICVGACPYGVFTVSGTNDYIRCVNLLESTYDQGLKLACGKSATKDAVKIECLGSLNSVLLLFLLTSGVKKIELDMKPCVDCEISEYMHKILNKELEITRNMLRSVAAGYKEYVIENAMLIMLENDIFQKAQKTEISCSRRGFFNHMKKNVLKNMSAITEIIESAPVERVVITDKKPVNNRKHIANIIYDRLVSLNKNIPMVAGFPIGKIFVNNTDCTQCRVCEKLCPTGSILIDDGAFKHNVYKCIGCGVCVDLCSRNCIKLPPEK; this is translated from the coding sequence ATGATTGGCATAAAAATCGATCCTGAAAAGTTACAATGTGGAATAACTGTCAGGCCCCAGAGTTGCGTGAGAATGTATTACAAAAATGCATCATGTAATTTATGTGTGGAACTTTGCCCGGAAAATGCTGTGAAAGTAGGTATGCCTGGGACAAAAGTACTCGTTAACCCTTCAAAGTGCTCAAGTTGTGAGATATGTGTAGGTGCATGCCCTTACGGCGTTTTTACTGTTTCAGGTACTAATGACTATATTCGCTGTGTCAATTTGCTAGAGAGTACCTATGACCAGGGGCTCAAGCTCGCTTGTGGAAAAAGCGCAACTAAAGACGCTGTAAAGATTGAGTGCTTAGGATCCTTAAATAGTGTACTTCTTCTATTTCTCTTAACTTCAGGAGTTAAGAAAATAGAGCTTGATATGAAACCGTGCGTTGATTGTGAAATTTCTGAATACATGCATAAAATCCTTAATAAAGAGCTTGAAATTACAAGAAATATGCTTAGGTCTGTAGCTGCAGGTTATAAAGAATATGTAATAGAAAATGCCATGCTCATAATGTTAGAAAACGATATATTTCAGAAAGCTCAGAAAACGGAAATTTCATGTAGTAGGCGTGGTTTCTTTAATCACATGAAGAAAAACGTATTAAAAAATATGTCAGCTATTACTGAGATAATTGAGTCAGCCCCAGTGGAGAGAGTTGTTATTACTGACAAAAAACCTGTTAATAATAGAAAGCATATTGCAAATATAATTTATGATCGTCTGGTGTCATTAAATAAAAACATACCTATGGTTGCTGGGTTTCCAATTGGTAAGATATTCGTGAATAACACTGACTGTACTCAATGTCGAGTTTGCGAAAAACTATGTCCCACTGGATCAATATTAATAGATGATGGAGCTTTTAAACATAATGTCTATAAATGCATCGGATGTGGAGTCTGTGTTGATTTGTGTAGTCGTAACTGTATTAAGTTGCCACCAGAGAAGTAG
- a CDS encoding 4Fe-4S dicluster domain-containing protein gives MSQWGFYFDQTRCVGCKACMLACKNWNDDRRGDYNINSDSMNPDTDWYSSGTYVVDVNDMEDVSNYLNSAGETNYEQNRKYYMKEDWRRVNANERAYPYALKHISLACNHCTNPACVEACPMGIIYKEEEYGLVLVNNETCISCGKCKEACPWDAPQFYAPDFSQYQLDDTTRPKMTKCTLCLDRIQEGLKPACVAACLNRALDAGPIDEIRAKWTNFGKDVVEYTAMSSEDFASSSGLEPNIIFVKK, from the coding sequence ATGAGTCAATGGGGATTTTATTTTGACCAAACAAGATGTGTTGGATGTAAGGCCTGCATGCTTGCTTGTAAAAACTGGAATGACGATAGACGTGGCGATTATAATATTAACTCAGATTCTATGAATCCAGATACAGACTGGTATAGTTCTGGAACGTATGTTGTTGATGTTAATGACATGGAAGACGTGTCTAACTATTTGAACAGCGCTGGCGAGACGAATTATGAGCAAAACAGAAAGTACTATATGAAGGAAGACTGGAGAAGGGTTAATGCTAATGAAAGAGCTTATCCTTATGCGTTGAAACATATTTCTCTTGCCTGTAATCACTGCACAAATCCAGCATGTGTTGAGGCTTGTCCAATGGGTATCATATACAAAGAAGAAGAATATGGCCTTGTTCTTGTAAATAATGAGACATGTATCTCGTGCGGTAAGTGTAAAGAAGCATGTCCCTGGGATGCTCCACAATTTTATGCACCTGATTTTAGCCAGTATCAACTAGATGATACCACTAGACCAAAAATGACTAAATGTACACTATGTTTAGACAGGATTCAGGAAGGACTTAAGCCTGCATGCGTAGCTGCCTGTCTTAACAGGGCCTTAGACGCTGGTCCGATTGATGAGATCAGAGCAAAATGGACTAATTTTGGTAAAGATGTTGTAGAATATACGGCAATGTCAAGTGAAGACTTTGCAAGTAGCAGTGGTTTAGAGCCGAATATTATTTTTGTTAAGAAGTAA
- a CDS encoding radical SAM protein, whose translation MNYIDFLSHHTTRKSALLNILNSFSLPVGEDENTEYSGLISILNENPLVKICNAGKSIRYNYVSEACELCHKGDRSHTFITSLECSRYCYYCANLNQEESVFLPLKEQYDAREDRQMLQSVGITGGEPFLFKKEVTGFVGYVKEDNPDCYIRIYTCGDYLDSTLLQELQMLGLDEIRISVKPDDAVSTALDKISLCAEYIPHVVVEMPVFPDEEEYMQNLLISLQDTGAAGINLLEFLFPLNNEQVFAEKGYRLKHTPYHVIYNYDYPGGLPIAGSELLALRLIEFAAGEKLNIGVHYCALENKFTSQIYFQNSRIKLRNWEIMDPNDFFIKTLRVKIDGTDIISELGLKENDYFKGSDYVDIHPMFREKTGAIEMTLVYSVAENIENKTVIREVHYGALKGVSHELQ comes from the coding sequence ATGAACTATATAGATTTTCTCAGTCACCATACAACACGAAAGTCCGCTTTATTGAATATCCTGAACAGTTTCTCTCTGCCTGTAGGTGAAGATGAAAATACAGAATACAGCGGACTGATAAGCATATTAAATGAAAATCCGCTGGTGAAGATATGCAATGCAGGCAAAAGCATAAGGTACAACTATGTTTCAGAAGCCTGCGAACTTTGCCATAAAGGTGACAGGTCACACACCTTCATCACATCTCTGGAATGCTCCAGATACTGCTATTACTGTGCGAATCTGAATCAGGAAGAATCTGTTTTCCTACCTCTTAAAGAACAGTATGATGCCCGCGAAGACAGGCAGATGCTCCAGTCAGTAGGCATCACAGGCGGAGAACCTTTCCTTTTCAAAAAAGAAGTAACGGGTTTCGTGGGCTATGTGAAAGAGGATAACCCTGACTGCTACATTCGCATATATACATGCGGAGACTATTTAGACAGCACACTTCTGCAGGAACTGCAGATGCTGGGGCTGGATGAGATAAGGATTTCGGTTAAGCCGGACGATGCTGTCAGTACTGCACTGGATAAGATATCGCTTTGTGCTGAATATATCCCGCATGTTGTTGTGGAGATGCCTGTTTTTCCGGATGAAGAGGAATATATGCAAAACTTGCTTATAAGTTTGCAGGATACCGGTGCAGCCGGCATTAATCTGCTGGAATTCCTCTTTCCTCTTAATAACGAGCAGGTATTTGCAGAGAAGGGCTACAGACTGAAGCATACGCCTTATCATGTGATCTATAACTATGATTATCCGGGCGGTCTGCCAATTGCCGGAAGTGAGCTTTTGGCTTTGCGCCTTATTGAATTTGCCGCAGGAGAAAAACTCAACATAGGTGTTCACTACTGCGCATTGGAAAACAAATTCACCTCTCAGATATATTTTCAAAACAGTCGTATAAAACTTAGAAACTGGGAAATCATGGATCCTAATGATTTTTTTATTAAAACTCTGCGAGTGAAAATAGATGGCACAGATATAATCTCGGAGCTGGGTCTTAAAGAGAACGATTATTTTAAAGGATCAGATTATGTAGATATACATCCTATGTTTCGAGAAAAGACTGGAGCGATTGAGATGACGTTAGTATATAGTGTTGCTGAAAATATTGAAAATAAAACTGTAATCAGAGAAGTGCACTATGGGGCACTGAAAGGAGTTTCACATGAACTGCAATAA
- a CDS encoding TorD/DmsD family molecular chaperone, with translation MEIIDLQNATALRTVLYRNLTRWYSKEIDHKCLLEMNSTLAMFADYNKGRNDNMLEKGIEIIKNFTGKHSDLTLLVDELALKYTTIFLNVSPNGVVKHVHPYESVYLSPNKLVMQDQRDEVLEFYAEQQMGVADNFKEPEDHIAIELAFLQELNKRICKELANNNMDDALDKFEVHSKFMQQHLLKWVHLLGRDLIASDPNGFYAGLANITIGFVKEDYMYVEEVMDYIKTCN, from the coding sequence ATGGAGATTATTGATTTACAAAATGCTACAGCACTAAGAACTGTTCTTTATAGAAATCTAACAAGATGGTATTCGAAAGAAATTGACCATAAGTGTCTATTAGAGATGAATTCAACTCTTGCAATGTTTGCAGATTACAACAAAGGTCGAAACGATAATATGCTCGAAAAGGGCATTGAAATAATTAAAAATTTCACTGGTAAGCATAGTGATTTGACACTCTTGGTTGATGAACTTGCACTAAAGTACACGACTATCTTCTTAAATGTATCTCCTAATGGTGTAGTCAAACATGTTCATCCTTATGAGTCTGTTTATTTGTCTCCAAATAAACTTGTTATGCAAGATCAAAGAGATGAGGTTTTGGAGTTTTATGCTGAACAGCAGATGGGAGTAGCAGATAATTTTAAAGAACCTGAGGATCACATTGCTATAGAGCTCGCATTCCTCCAAGAGCTTAACAAACGTATTTGTAAAGAATTAGCAAACAATAATATGGATGATGCTCTCGATAAGTTTGAGGTACATAGTAAATTTATGCAGCAACATTTACTCAAGTGGGTGCATTTATTAGGAAGAGATTTGATCGCATCAGATCCTAATGGATTTTACGCCGGCCTAGCCAATATAACAATTGGTTTTGTTAAGGAAGATTACATGTATGTTGAAGAGGTAATGGATTATATTAAGACATGCAATTAG
- a CDS encoding molybdopterin dinucleotide binding domain-containing protein, protein MGNTADDWRREAVEPLLSGYFPDTTYDEWKELGTVSMDESHGITVNAEMAAFRADPDNNPLLTPSGKFEIYNQAMVEDYEARGYVNIDGRFTLTGNLHDGSNAGRFVYPIPMVIPMMEGLFAEGATDPHPDPLERDDAGYTLGLNGWHIYYRSHSTHNNNAYINEVFKKNSKGQPAFLDPNRETGEAWDDNVYEPVVINPYDAEANGITDGDRVVLENSRGSIYASATISQRVRKGWLAIGQGGWANGDNANGTPDIGGAINVLTKLLPTRICQGMTLGADTRVKIRKA, encoded by the coding sequence ATGGGGAACACAGCAGATGATTGGCGAAGAGAAGCTGTAGAACCACTACTCTCAGGATATTTCCCGGATACAACATATGATGAGTGGAAAGAACTCGGAACTGTATCAATGGATGAAAGTCATGGTATTACAGTAAATGCTGAAATGGCAGCCTTTAGAGCAGACCCTGATAATAATCCTCTCCTTACACCCTCGGGTAAATTTGAGATATATAATCAGGCAATGGTGGAAGACTATGAAGCCAGAGGATATGTCAATATTGACGGACGTTTTACCCTGACGGGAAATCTGCACGATGGAAGTAATGCAGGGCGATTTGTTTACCCTATACCAATGGTTATTCCTATGATGGAAGGCTTATTCGCCGAAGGAGCAACAGACCCACATCCAGACCCTCTAGAAAGAGATGATGCAGGATATACGTTAGGTTTAAACGGATGGCATATTTATTATCGTTCACACTCAACACATAATAATAACGCTTATATTAATGAAGTGTTTAAGAAAAACTCTAAAGGGCAACCTGCTTTTCTTGATCCGAATAGAGAGACAGGTGAAGCATGGGATGATAATGTTTATGAGCCTGTAGTAATAAACCCTTATGATGCGGAAGCTAACGGTATAACGGATGGAGACAGAGTAGTGCTGGAAAATTCCAGAGGGAGCATTTATGCCTCAGCTACAATTTCACAGAGAGTACGTAAAGGCTGGCTTGCAATAGGACAAGGCGGCTGGGCTAATGGAGATAATGCAAATGGAACTCCTGACATAGGCGGCGCCATCAATGTATTAACAAAACTTTTGCCTACCCGTATATGCCAGGGTATGACTCTCGGTGCAGACACAAGAGTAAAAATAAGAAAAGCCTGA